A single genomic interval of Musa acuminata AAA Group cultivar baxijiao chromosome BXJ3-4, Cavendish_Baxijiao_AAA, whole genome shotgun sequence harbors:
- the LOC135634964 gene encoding UDP-glycosyltransferase 86A2-like: MCRWSPSARFHSKNSKRKMADSEGITKHHALFVSVSFQGHFTPAANFAVKLAARGFIVTFVTTEAFHHQRAASGAVSVDGHEVFADARSMGMDIRSELVSDGLPVSFDRTLHRDQFSDAFYHLLPSHVEELMRKLLLAEPPIDVLISDTFNVWPSTLAKKFGLPYVSFWTEAALVFAIYYHVHLLVENGHFGSPTETRKDTIMYIPGVPSIEPTDLVSFFHSPEASWRVLRNVGKVFEEAKGADFVLCNTVQELEAEVIGALQQERPFYAVGPIVPASGEGGAATSLWPELDCSQWLHSMPPRSVLYISFGSIARVSKRDMDEIAYGVLGSKFSFIWVIRPGSGSSEASPLPEGFIEACKGRGMVVPWCRQKQVLLHPAVGGFLTHCGWNSILESMWCGVPMLCFPVRADQPTNRKLVVEDLRIGIDVGSIGEVRGAEVSRRIDSLMGEVGGALRKEMEGAQKAVKSAVTPTGSSSKNLEQFTADLLKHLSDKKRER; this comes from the exons ATGTGCAGGTGGTCACCGTCCGCAAGGTTTCACAGCAAAAACAGTAAAAGAAAAATGGCCGATTCGGAGGGAATCACCAAGCACCACGCCCTCTTCGTGAGCGTGTCCTTCCAAGGCCACTTCACGCCGGCCGCCAACTTCGCTGTCAAGCTCGCCGCCAGGGGCTTCATCGTCACCTTCGTCACCACTGAGGCGTTCCACCACCAGCGCGCCGCATCTGGTGCCGTGTCCGTTGACGGCCACGAGGTCTTCGCCGACGCCCGCTCGATGGGCATGGACATCCGCTCCGAGCTCGTGAGCGACGGCCTGCCCGTGTCCTTCGATAGGACCTTGCATCGGGATCAATTCTCCGATGCCTTCTACCACCTGCTCCCCTCCCATGTCGAAGAGCTGATGCGGAAGCTCCTGCTCGCGGAGCCCCCTATCGACGTCCTCATCTCCGACACCTTCAACGTGTGGCCTTCGACCTTGGCCAAGAAGTTTGGGCTGCCTTATGTCTCCTTCTGGACCGAGGCGGCGCTTGTCTTCGCCATCTACTACCACGTGCACCTCCTCGTCGAAAATGGCCACTTTGGTTCTCCTACAG AGACTCGCAAGGATACCATCATGTACATACCCGGCGTGCCGTCCATCGAGCCGACGGACCTCGTGTCGTTCTTTCACTCGCCGGAGGCGTCATGGCGGGTGCTCAGGAACGTCGGTAAGGTATTCGAGGAGGCCAAGGGGGCCGACTTCGTGCTGTGCAACACGGTGCAGGAGCTCGAAGCAGAGGTCATCGGGGCGCTGCAGCAGGAGCGGCCATTCTACGCCGTGGGGCCCATCGTTCCCGCCTCCGGCGAAGGCGGGGCAGCGACCAGCCTATGGCCCGAGCTGGATTGCTCGCAGTGGCTCCACTCCATGCCACCGCGCTCCGTGCTCTATATTTCGTTCGGAAGCATCGCCCGGGTTAGCAAGAGGGACATGGACGAGATCGCCTACGGAGTCCTCGGCAGCAAATTCAGCTTCATATGGGTGATTCGGCCAGGAAGCGGAAGCTCGGAGGCCAGCCCACTTCCCGAGGGGTTCATCGAGGCATGCAAAGGGAGGGGGATGGTGGTGCCGTGGTGCCGTCAGAAGCAAGTCCTACTGCACCCGGCGGTGGGCGGATTCCTGacgcactgcgggtggaactcgatCCTGGAGAGCATGTGGTGCGGGGTGCCGATGCTGTGCTTCCCGGTGAGGGCGGACCAGCCAACGAACCGGAAGCTGGTGGTGGAGGACCTGAGGATAGGGATCGACGTCGGAAGCATCGGTGAGGTGAGGGGAGCGGAAGTGTCGAGGAGAATCGACAGCCTGATGGGAGAAGTAGGCGGTGCGCTGAGGAAGGAGATGGAGGGAGCTCAGAAGGCGGTCAAGAGTGCGGTGACTCCGACTGGTTCGTCAAGCAAGAACTTGGAGCAGTTTACTGCGGATCTGCTGAAACATCTGTCGGATAAGAAGCGAGAGCGATGA